The following proteins come from a genomic window of Flavobacteriaceae bacterium MAR_2010_188:
- a CDS encoding Outer membrane protein TolC, translating into MISMSTLAQQQPVPSDYIITYEEYLGFVKQHHPLVKQANLKLNIGESTLLQARGGFDPKIEVDYDRKKFKGTEYYDRLNAAFKIPTWYGIELKANFEENSGEFLDPSLTVPEDGLYSAGVSFSVAQGFLINERMAALKQARFYLDQSRAQRDISINKVLFESSKAYFEWIEAYNETLIYEAFLSNAEIRFNGVKRRVEEGDQAAIDSIEAKITFQNRVLSLEAAQLKLRKSKLKASNYLWINGVPLQIEDESIPQVPERSVIWNSLAFETEIENRDTLALHPRLRSLDARIEQLKVERSLKRNNLLPKLDLQYNFLTPDYEKVNSLNTANYKAAFNFSVPLFLRKERGALQLANWKLQDVNFERMSTSLTLKNQLFAATAELSSLTEQNLLITEIVLGTTQLVEAENRKFDLGESSLFLVNSREQKLIETSLKANNLQFDLLNAHLRLFNALGNANRNILIEQDLLLLD; encoded by the coding sequence ATGATATCAATGAGCACTTTGGCTCAACAACAGCCTGTGCCCAGTGACTACATAATTACTTATGAAGAATATCTTGGTTTTGTAAAGCAACACCATCCCTTGGTTAAACAGGCCAATTTAAAATTGAATATCGGTGAATCGACCCTACTTCAGGCACGCGGGGGATTTGACCCTAAGATTGAGGTGGATTATGATAGAAAAAAGTTCAAAGGAACAGAATATTACGATCGGCTCAATGCTGCATTTAAAATCCCTACTTGGTATGGGATTGAATTAAAGGCAAATTTTGAAGAAAACAGCGGAGAATTTTTAGATCCAAGCCTAACGGTTCCCGAAGATGGTTTGTACAGTGCTGGTGTATCCTTTTCTGTCGCTCAAGGCTTTTTAATTAACGAGCGTATGGCCGCACTGAAGCAAGCTAGATTCTACCTCGACCAATCTAGGGCCCAGCGGGATATATCCATTAATAAAGTTCTTTTTGAATCGAGCAAGGCCTATTTTGAATGGATCGAAGCCTACAACGAAACCTTGATCTACGAGGCATTTTTAAGTAACGCCGAAATACGTTTTAATGGTGTAAAAAGAAGGGTCGAGGAAGGCGATCAAGCTGCAATTGATAGTATAGAGGCGAAAATTACCTTTCAGAATAGGGTGTTAAGCCTTGAAGCAGCACAATTAAAACTCCGCAAATCAAAATTGAAGGCGAGCAATTATCTTTGGATAAATGGTGTGCCATTGCAAATTGAAGATGAAAGCATTCCACAAGTTCCGGAGCGGAGTGTAATCTGGAATTCCCTTGCCTTTGAAACTGAGATTGAAAATAGGGATACGTTGGCACTTCACCCACGGCTTAGAAGTTTGGACGCCAGGATAGAACAATTAAAGGTAGAGCGTTCGTTAAAACGTAACAATCTTCTTCCTAAACTGGATCTACAATATAATTTCCTAACTCCGGATTATGAAAAAGTGAATAGCTTAAATACCGCAAACTATAAAGCTGCATTTAATTTTAGTGTACCGCTATTTCTTAGAAAAGAACGCGGTGCCCTTCAATTGGCGAATTGGAAACTTCAGGATGTTAATTTTGAACGAATGTCGACTTCATTAACTTTAAAAAACCAATTATTCGCCGCCACTGCAGAGCTAAGCTCTTTAACTGAACAAAATCTGCTCATTACAGAAATTGTATTGGGTACTACACAATTGGTTGAGGCTGAAAATCGAAAATTTGACCTTGGAGAAAGTTCTTTGTTCTTAGTCAATTCCCGTGAACAAAAATTAATCGAGACAAGTCTAAAGGCCAATAACCTCCAATTCGATCTTTTGAACGCGCATCTACGTTTGTTCAATGCTCTAGGAAATGCTAATCGCAACATTTTAATTGAACAAGATCTTTTGTTGTTAGACTGA
- a CDS encoding Multidrug resistance efflux pump, with amino-acid sequence MLNISHNQLNKKVNLEGYDSFAQAFRTKHYKVLNRLLVAFGLLLIIILFLPWTQNVSGNGFVTTLTPDKRPQTIQSAIPGKIEKWYVQEGDYVKKGDTILHISEIKNEYQDPLLVERTRSQRDAKSSSLKSYEGKIGSLGNQIVALRREGQLKLQQAENKLKQGYLKVKSDSIDLEAAKTNILIAQKQFQRTQTLQEEGLKSVADVEEKRLKLQETEAKLISQENKYLSSQNEVINAQVEISRVAAEYADKIAKTSGERFTAESDQFEAEAEIQKLENQFTNYEIRSAMNYITAPQNGFINKAIRAGIGETFKEGEKLVNIMPSDYDLAVESFVEPIDLPLMHLNEEIRIQFDGWPAIFFSGWPNASFGTYGGRIVAIETFISENGKFRILIAPDKEKEEWPKNVSIGSGAYTIALLEDVPIWYEIWRKLNGFPPNYYAPENGDSKKSLKD; translated from the coding sequence ATGCTTAATATATCACATAATCAATTAAACAAAAAAGTAAACTTAGAAGGATACGACTCCTTTGCCCAAGCCTTTAGGACCAAACATTACAAGGTTTTAAACCGGCTATTGGTAGCGTTTGGTTTGCTTCTGATTATAATATTGTTCCTGCCCTGGACCCAAAACGTTTCTGGGAATGGGTTTGTTACGACCCTCACCCCCGACAAGAGACCACAGACTATTCAGTCGGCAATACCAGGAAAAATCGAGAAATGGTATGTACAGGAAGGCGATTATGTAAAGAAAGGCGATACGATTTTGCATATTTCAGAAATAAAGAATGAATACCAAGACCCACTATTAGTAGAGCGTACACGCTCGCAAAGAGATGCGAAATCTTCATCTTTAAAATCATACGAAGGAAAAATCGGTTCCCTCGGAAACCAAATTGTTGCCTTACGCCGGGAAGGTCAATTAAAACTTCAACAGGCGGAAAATAAACTGAAGCAAGGTTATCTCAAGGTTAAAAGTGATAGCATAGACCTAGAAGCAGCCAAGACAAATATACTTATTGCCCAAAAACAATTTCAACGAACACAAACTTTACAAGAAGAAGGTTTAAAATCGGTCGCCGATGTAGAAGAAAAAAGGTTGAAACTTCAAGAAACAGAAGCTAAGTTGATCTCTCAAGAGAATAAATACTTGTCTAGTCAGAATGAGGTCATTAATGCTCAAGTTGAAATTAGCCGTGTGGCGGCAGAATATGCAGATAAAATAGCCAAAACGAGTGGTGAGCGATTTACTGCAGAATCCGACCAGTTTGAAGCTGAAGCAGAAATACAGAAGTTAGAGAACCAGTTTACGAACTACGAAATCCGTAGCGCGATGAACTACATTACCGCACCGCAAAATGGATTTATCAATAAAGCTATTAGAGCCGGTATTGGCGAGACCTTTAAAGAAGGTGAAAAACTTGTTAATATTATGCCTTCCGACTATGACCTCGCAGTAGAGTCTTTCGTAGAACCGATAGACCTTCCTTTAATGCATTTAAATGAAGAAATCAGGATACAATTTGATGGTTGGCCGGCAATCTTTTTCAGTGGATGGCCAAATGCATCTTTTGGCACTTATGGCGGTAGGATAGTAGCTATCGAAACCTTCATTAGCGAAAACGGTAAATTTAGAATTTTGATCGCCCCAGATAAAGAAAAAGAAGAATGGCCAAAAAATGTAAGCATCGGTTCAGGTGCCTATACAATTGCTCTGTTGGAAGATGTGCCGATATGGTATGAAATATGGCGAAAATTAAATGGTTTTCCCCCTAATTACTACGCCCCAGAAAATGGAGATAGCAAAAAATCCTTAAAGGATTAG
- a CDS encoding ABC-type bacteriocin/lantibiotic exporter, contains an N-terminal double-glycine peptidase domain, with protein MKATLSPWQRFIGLLQLDNRDIRQIVYYAIFAGLVALSLPLGIQAIINLIQGAQISTSWIVLVALVTLGVIFQGVLQIMQIRILESIQQKIFTRSSFEFAYRFPKIKVSELRNQYPPELANRFFDTLTVQKGLSKILLDFPAATLQIIFGLLLLSFYHAFFIIYGMLLVGLIYLVFRFTARKGMTTSLQESKSKYKVAHWIQEVARSILSFKLSGNTSLAMRRNDKLTKDYLIARESHFRVLLIQYIYMIGFKVLVTSGLLIIGGLLVLNQEMNIGQFVAAEIIILLVIASVEKLIVGLETFYDVLTSLEKLGQVVDKELEPQDGIDPFATRQTLHIELENLGFTSPDGVSILNNISFKVDTNERILIAGGSGSGKSTLLKLLSGLIFPTSGSIYINNSSIKGIWPNLYRRKIGQVLPDQHPFEGTILDNITFGDTSISQDRVFEVLDKIGLLPFIKTQPNGLKTILYPEGQQIPHSVAKRIVLARAIVHEPVLLLLKDPLEHFEPEDAENIIEYLTSNHQPWSIIVASRNPLWRKRVTRVLTLDNGNLISNSNA; from the coding sequence ATGAAGGCAACCCTCTCACCTTGGCAACGATTTATTGGCCTCTTACAATTAGATAATCGGGATATAAGGCAGATTGTTTACTATGCCATATTTGCCGGCTTAGTTGCATTATCCCTTCCTCTTGGTATACAAGCAATCATTAACTTAATACAAGGTGCCCAGATTTCTACATCCTGGATTGTTTTAGTAGCACTAGTAACTTTGGGAGTAATATTCCAAGGTGTTTTACAGATTATGCAAATTAGAATCCTTGAAAGCATTCAACAAAAGATTTTTACCCGTTCTTCTTTTGAATTTGCTTACCGCTTTCCAAAAATCAAGGTAAGCGAGCTTCGCAACCAATATCCACCAGAATTAGCAAATCGATTTTTTGATACACTTACCGTACAAAAAGGACTATCAAAAATTTTGCTCGATTTTCCTGCGGCCACGCTTCAAATAATATTCGGACTGTTATTGTTGTCGTTTTATCACGCCTTCTTTATTATCTATGGAATGCTCTTAGTTGGTTTAATATATCTGGTATTCCGTTTCACTGCCAGAAAAGGGATGACCACAAGTTTGCAAGAATCCAAAAGCAAGTATAAAGTAGCTCATTGGATACAAGAGGTCGCGAGGTCAATTCTGAGTTTTAAATTATCAGGTAATACTTCCCTTGCTATGAGGCGTAATGATAAGCTCACCAAAGATTACCTTATTGCAAGAGAGAGCCATTTTAGGGTTTTACTAATCCAATATATCTATATGATCGGTTTTAAGGTTCTTGTTACTTCAGGCCTTTTAATTATAGGTGGTCTTTTGGTCCTTAACCAAGAAATGAATATAGGACAGTTTGTTGCAGCAGAAATTATCATCTTATTAGTAATTGCGTCGGTAGAAAAATTAATCGTTGGTCTTGAAACCTTCTACGATGTCTTGACATCCTTAGAAAAATTGGGACAAGTCGTGGATAAAGAGTTGGAGCCTCAAGATGGAATTGATCCATTTGCAACAAGACAGACTCTTCATATAGAATTAGAAAATCTTGGTTTTACATCTCCTGATGGCGTCTCTATCTTAAATAACATCAGCTTTAAAGTAGATACCAATGAGCGCATCTTAATTGCCGGAGGTTCTGGCTCTGGTAAATCCACACTGCTTAAGCTGCTTTCTGGGCTTATTTTTCCAACTTCTGGGTCTATCTATATAAACAACTCCTCAATAAAAGGAATTTGGCCTAACCTCTACAGGAGAAAGATTGGACAGGTATTACCAGACCAACATCCTTTTGAGGGAACTATTTTAGATAACATAACTTTTGGAGATACCTCTATATCTCAAGATCGAGTATTTGAGGTTCTGGATAAAATTGGACTTCTGCCATTTATTAAAACTCAACCCAACGGTCTCAAAACAATTCTTTATCCCGAGGGTCAGCAAATACCGCATTCAGTTGCTAAGCGTATTGTGCTAGCGAGAGCCATTGTGCATGAACCCGTTTTACTCTTGCTTAAAGATCCCTTAGAGCATTTTGAACCAGAAGATGCCGAGAACATAATTGAGTACTTAACCTCCAATCATCAACCGTGGTCCATTATTGTAGCATCAAGAAACCCTCTCTGGAGAAAACGGGTTACTAGAGTTCTTACGCTAGATAATGGAAATTTAATTAGCAACAGCAATGCTTAA